In Candidatus Fermentibacter sp., a single window of DNA contains:
- a CDS encoding radical SAM protein produces MSGILLVQLPLNGTAAFEPTGNTPLAGGILAAALGLDGSSVLGRDEVDLLGDRALADVIAARGPDTVGFTLYSWNAERSAYLASLLRKALPSARLIAGGPEVHPDNEWLVSSGAFDVLVSGEGEPAARILVGDAGIPQGTLISTGFQDFAPGTWPDPWLSGVIAPGDDGSVMVETVRGCPSGCVYCSYRRRHPVPRVMPAPEASALVRKLSALGGRELVFIDPTFNARPGFDELLAGLAGLGQRCFAELRGEGLDDTAAEALRAAGFETVELGLQTSDRRALEICGRPSDPPRVVAAAAMLGGHGISPVVDIILGLPGDTRNGPVEAARMLADAGAGSRVQAFYLSALPGTGIRSFAAGYGVSFMDRPPYYVVETPWGGVGELHAAREEISDILGYDADLVPRPLLIEGWPGTETVDLDTGRGPGGDPPSFRHGSLRLSSCDLWSHRERIAALVRRRIEADPFCVLDVVLEPRGPFPSDLPDWIRCLAPVNDYSSRMAARHGLDGNLRVSTLLRDPGAFDRAWLDGLACECTVVADADSPGALPHELDGLGIGTRLRGGGWDLAELSGSIDDPLSVFFESELLEKLWCTIHLGSE; encoded by the coding sequence GGTCCAGCTCCCCCTCAACGGGACGGCGGCCTTCGAGCCCACCGGGAACACGCCCCTCGCAGGGGGGATCCTCGCTGCGGCCCTCGGGCTCGACGGCTCGTCGGTGCTCGGGCGTGACGAGGTCGACTTGCTCGGCGACAGGGCCCTGGCGGACGTCATCGCCGCAAGGGGGCCGGACACCGTCGGTTTCACGCTCTACTCCTGGAACGCCGAGCGGTCTGCATATCTGGCCTCCCTCCTGAGGAAGGCCCTCCCTTCGGCGAGGCTGATCGCAGGAGGGCCCGAGGTGCACCCCGACAACGAATGGCTGGTTTCTTCCGGAGCATTCGACGTCCTCGTGTCGGGCGAGGGCGAGCCCGCGGCCCGGATCCTGGTCGGGGATGCCGGCATACCGCAGGGCACGCTGATCTCGACGGGATTCCAGGACTTCGCGCCGGGAACCTGGCCCGACCCCTGGCTCTCGGGCGTGATCGCGCCCGGAGATGACGGCTCGGTGATGGTCGAGACGGTCAGGGGATGCCCGTCGGGCTGCGTCTACTGCAGCTACAGGAGGAGGCACCCCGTACCACGGGTCATGCCCGCCCCGGAGGCGTCGGCGCTCGTCAGGAAGCTGTCCGCGCTGGGGGGGCGGGAGCTCGTCTTCATCGACCCCACGTTCAACGCGAGGCCGGGCTTCGACGAACTCCTCGCCGGGCTCGCGGGTCTCGGGCAGAGGTGCTTCGCCGAGCTCAGGGGCGAGGGGCTCGATGACACGGCGGCGGAGGCTCTCCGTGCCGCGGGGTTCGAGACCGTCGAACTGGGGCTCCAGACATCGGACAGGCGCGCGCTGGAGATCTGCGGCAGGCCCTCCGATCCCCCGAGGGTGGTCGCCGCCGCCGCGATGCTGGGCGGGCACGGGATCTCACCCGTCGTTGACATCATCCTGGGGCTCCCGGGTGACACGAGGAACGGCCCGGTCGAGGCTGCGCGCATGCTGGCGGACGCCGGGGCCGGATCGAGGGTCCAGGCCTTCTACCTGTCGGCGCTGCCGGGGACCGGGATAAGGAGTTTCGCCGCGGGATACGGGGTCTCCTTCATGGACAGACCGCCCTACTACGTGGTCGAGACCCCCTGGGGTGGCGTCGGCGAGCTGCATGCCGCGCGCGAGGAGATATCGGACATCCTGGGCTACGACGCCGATCTCGTACCCAGACCGCTCCTGATCGAGGGCTGGCCCGGGACCGAGACGGTCGACCTGGACACCGGCCGCGGCCCCGGGGGCGATCCGCCTTCGTTCCGGCACGGGAGCCTGAGGCTTTCGTCGTGCGACCTCTGGAGTCACAGGGAGAGGATCGCGGCCCTGGTGCGGAGGAGGATCGAGGCCGATCCCTTCTGCGTCCTGGACGTGGTGCTCGAGCCCCGGGGGCCGTTCCCCTCCGATCTCCCGGACTGGATCAGATGCCTGGCCCCCGTGAACGACTACTCCTCACGCATGGCCGCGAGGCACGGCCTCGACGGGAACCTCAGGGTTTCCACCCTCCTGCGCGATCCGGGCGCGTTCGACAGGGCCTGGCTCGACGGGCTGGCGTGCGAGTGCACGGTGGTCGCCGACGCTGATTCTCCCGGCGCTCTCCCCCACGAGCTCGACGGGCTGGGCATCGGCACGAGGCTGCGCGGCGGGGGCTGGGATCTCGCGGAGCTGTCGGGCTCAATCGACGATCCGCTCTCCGTCTTCTTCGAGTCCGAGCTTCTCGAGAAACTCTGGTGCACGATCCACCTGGGGTCCGAATAG
- a CDS encoding metal-dependent transcriptional regulator, whose translation MTRSMEDYLRVVHDLSRDTGRVRVADIARARGVSMASVCEALAKLDREGLLEYQKGASGTISLTGEGARAAGRLSSTHDFLVSFLRDLLGVNPSDAERDACSMEHVLSRDTLSHLVAFQQFADSRSCGGERLRDAYLRSEPRGGEEDGPPGHGRRGHGTGGGAVHAGTGLSDIPKGSRARIVHLHAACRIRQRLADMGILPGVEVEVLRRAPLGGPVEIALDGFALSLRRAEARSVEVEPLA comes from the coding sequence ATGACCCGGAGCATGGAGGACTACCTGAGGGTGGTCCACGATCTCTCGCGCGACACCGGCCGCGTGCGCGTCGCCGACATAGCCAGGGCGAGGGGCGTGAGCATGGCGAGCGTCTGCGAGGCGCTGGCGAAGCTCGACAGGGAGGGCCTGCTCGAATACCAGAAGGGCGCCTCCGGCACCATCTCGCTCACCGGGGAGGGGGCCAGGGCGGCCGGCAGGCTTTCGTCCACGCACGACTTCCTCGTCTCCTTCCTGAGGGATCTCCTCGGTGTGAATCCTTCCGACGCGGAGAGGGACGCCTGCTCGATGGAGCACGTCCTGAGCCGCGACACCCTGTCCCACCTGGTGGCCTTCCAGCAGTTCGCGGATTCCAGATCCTGCGGCGGGGAGAGGCTCAGGGACGCATACCTCAGGTCCGAGCCCAGGGGGGGCGAGGAGGACGGTCCCCCGGGGCACGGCCGCCGCGGCCACGGGACGGGGGGCGGAGCCGTTCATGCCGGAACCGGCCTTTCCGACATCCCAAAGGGATCCAGGGCCAGGATAGTCCATCTCCACGCCGCCTGCCGGATCAGGCAGAGGCTCGCCGACATGGGCATCCTTCCAGGAGTCGAAGTCGAGGTCCTCCGCAGGGCGCCCCTGGGAGGCCCCGTCGAGATAGCCCTCGACGGATTCGCGCTCTCCCTCAGGCGCGCGGAGGCGAGGTCCGTCGAGGTGGAGCCGCTGGCATGA